A genomic window from Quercus lobata isolate SW786 chromosome 10, ValleyOak3.0 Primary Assembly, whole genome shotgun sequence includes:
- the LOC115965902 gene encoding thaumatin-like protein 1 yields MEIQALLGHTLAFLFFSGAHSVIFTLTNKCSYIVWPGTLTGSGGAQLTSTGFELDTGALTTLDVPATWSGRMFARTQCSTDSTGKFSCLTADCASGQVACNGAGAIPPASLVEFTLSGSGGNDFYDVSLVDGFNLPLPITLQGAASCQSTSCPGNVNSVCLPELAVKGPDGSVIACKSACLALNQPQYCCTGAFSTPATCPPTNYSMIFRNQCPQAYSYAYDDKTSTFTCPTGADYLITFCP; encoded by the coding sequence GGGCTCACTCCGTAATATTCACATTAACAAACAAGTGCTCCTACATAGTATGGCCAGGAACCCTAACTGGTAGTGGAGGGGCACAATTAACATCAACCGGTTTCGAGCTAGACACCGGAGCCTTGACAACCCTTGATGTTCCCGCTACGTGGTCAGGCCGAATGTTTGCTCGAACCCAATGCTCCACTGACAGTACCGGTAAGTTCTCTTGTTTAACAGCCGACTGTGCCTCTGGACAGGTTGCATGCAATGGCGCAGGTGCCATCCCACCAGCATCACTCGTAGAATTCACTTTATCTGGCTCTGGAGGAAACGATTTCTATGATGTTAGCCTCGTAGACGGGTTCAACTTGCCTTTACCGATAACCCTACAAGGTGCAGCTAGTTGCCAAAGCACGAGCTGCCCGGGGAATGTTAACAGTGTATGCCTGCCAGAGCTAGCCGTGAAAGGACCTGATGGCAGCGTGATTGCTTGCAAGAGCGCATGTTTGGCTTTGAATCAGCCACAATATTGTTGCACTGGTGCTTTTAGTACCCCGGCTACATGTCCACCTACCAACTATTCCATGATTTTCAGGAACCAATGCCCTCAAGCTTATAGTTATGCCTATGATGATAAAACTAGCACATTTACGTGCCCTACTGGAGCTGATTATCTTATCACATTCTGTCCTTAA